From Crassaminicella indica, one genomic window encodes:
- a CDS encoding CvpA family protein: MMGWMDALIFVILAINVIKGWKNGLILSFFNMSSFIVAGIAAKIYYPSVSKYIMGNSTIFLKVQALIGDRVQEAYGHSVAASTVTGNTNIFELLKFPKAIENFFMKSETMRAYNQQAMEGVYSYLSDILARMFIDFISILIIFFAVKIILFLVAYILDGIATLPVLKQFNCIGGVVFGFSKGLLIVLIFLAIITPFTAMTNSGILVEGLEKSVVAKILYYRNPIIEILQGTINR; encoded by the coding sequence ATGATGGGCTGGATGGATGCTTTAATTTTTGTTATCCTTGCTATCAATGTGATAAAGGGATGGAAAAATGGATTGATTTTATCATTTTTTAATATGAGTAGTTTTATTGTTGCAGGAATTGCAGCAAAAATATATTACCCATCTGTTTCAAAATATATCATGGGAAATTCTACCATATTTTTAAAAGTACAAGCATTAATAGGTGATCGAGTTCAAGAAGCTTATGGTCATAGTGTAGCAGCTTCTACTGTGACAGGAAATACAAATATTTTTGAGCTTTTAAAATTTCCAAAGGCAATAGAAAATTTTTTTATGAAGAGTGAAACCATGAGAGCTTATAATCAACAAGCAATGGAGGGAGTTTACAGCTATTTGTCAGATATTCTCGCACGTATGTTTATTGATTTTATCAGCATATTGATTATTTTTTTTGCTGTAAAAATAATATTATTTCTTGTGGCATATATACTAGATGGCATTGCCACATTGCCAGTACTAAAGCAGTTTAATTGTATTGGAGGAGTAGTTTTTGGATTTTCAAAGGGGTTGTTAATCGTTCTTATTTTTCTTGCCATAATTACACCCTTTACAGCGATGACTAATTCTGGAATATTAGTAGAAGGATTAGAAAAATCTGTTGTGGCAAAAATTTTGTATTACCGAAATCCGATTATTGAAATACTTCAAGGAACGATAAATAGATAG
- a CDS encoding DUF5711 family protein yields the protein MARKKRPLRFKIFVLIFICLIFIGGIKAIELVQKFFCDSVLDFQKLAVIDYDTDKNLIVHPLKKDIIVYNKNKLKAFNLEGIEKWDIEKEIKNPFLKSSEDIIFLGDREKGSITAVNLQGSVIWDFSIEKPIREFVCNKEGISAFYTEENGKSKIYILNIDGKEEGKIIVNKGSIMGIAISDNNMIAISVLNIDNNKIETNVALYSNKGKLLGGHKYDKEPQIVSNLFFSEDHRLMNVGDSQLMVFSKEDRVLWSEDIPDSINRIAWNKKGFIVMYLVDNKKSILDTKNRNYLSIIDIEGKKMEPIPIQGEVLGIDSKGDNIVAFTDRTLYMILETGKKLMEKKVNNDIQSVYIISDNQLVLVLKDKLEIIQVKYKER from the coding sequence ATGGCAAGGAAAAAACGACCTTTACGATTTAAGATATTTGTTCTTATTTTTATATGCTTGATATTTATAGGAGGAATAAAGGCTATAGAGCTGGTACAGAAATTTTTTTGTGATAGTGTGTTAGATTTTCAAAAATTAGCTGTTATTGATTATGATACAGATAAAAATTTGATTGTGCATCCTTTGAAAAAGGATATTATTGTTTATAATAAAAATAAATTGAAGGCATTTAATTTAGAAGGGATTGAAAAATGGGACATAGAAAAAGAAATAAAGAATCCTTTTCTAAAAAGCAGTGAAGATATAATTTTTTTAGGTGATAGAGAAAAAGGAAGCATTACTGCTGTAAATCTTCAAGGTAGTGTTATATGGGATTTTTCTATAGAAAAACCAATAAGAGAATTTGTGTGCAATAAGGAAGGAATCTCGGCTTTTTATACAGAAGAAAATGGCAAAAGTAAAATATATATACTAAATATAGATGGAAAAGAAGAAGGAAAAATCATTGTAAATAAGGGAAGTATTATGGGGATTGCTATATCTGATAATAATATGATTGCTATCTCTGTTTTGAATATAGATAACAATAAAATAGAGACAAATGTTGCACTTTATTCTAACAAAGGAAAGCTTCTTGGAGGACACAAATATGATAAGGAACCTCAAATCGTAAGCAATTTGTTTTTTAGTGAAGATCATCGACTAATGAATGTAGGAGATAGCCAGTTGATGGTTTTTAGTAAAGAAGACAGAGTATTATGGAGTGAGGATATACCTGATTCTATTAATCGGATAGCTTGGAACAAAAAAGGCTTTATAGTTATGTATCTTGTAGATAATAAAAAGTCAATTCTAGATACAAAAAATAGAAATTATCTATCTATTATAGATATAGAAGGAAAAAAAATGGAGCCAATCCCTATCCAAGGAGAAGTATTAGGAATTGATAGCAAAGGAGATAATATTGTTGCCTTTACAGATCGTACTTTATATATGATCTTAGAAACAGGGAAAAAACTTATGGAAAAGAAAGTGAACAATGATATTCAATCTGTATATATTATTTCTGATAATCAATTGGTATTGGTGTTAAAGGATAAATTAGAAATTATACAGGTAAAATATAAGGAACGATAG